One window from the genome of Paraneptunicella aestuarii encodes:
- a CDS encoding DsrE family protein, which produces MSNNMKYSALILSSSILFSSATLAGKEAFTSGPVIEGFGENAPVKQTHPVSANQKFKIAFDIADQGDSGAVNRKINSLARFINMQARAGVPVENIQLAMVIHGKAGYDFLNNAAYKAKFGVDNPNSELLKQLVANNVKFYLCGQSAAFLDIKQDMLVDGVDMALSAMTTHALLQQDGYTLNPF; this is translated from the coding sequence ATGAGTAACAACATGAAGTATTCGGCATTAATTCTTTCGTCTTCTATTTTGTTTTCCAGTGCAACGTTAGCAGGAAAAGAGGCATTTACTTCCGGGCCTGTAATAGAAGGTTTTGGTGAAAATGCACCAGTGAAACAAACTCATCCTGTATCGGCGAATCAGAAATTCAAGATTGCTTTCGATATTGCGGATCAAGGAGATTCAGGCGCTGTAAATCGTAAGATCAATAGCTTGGCGCGTTTTATTAATATGCAAGCAAGAGCGGGCGTTCCTGTAGAGAATATTCAATTAGCCATGGTTATTCACGGCAAAGCGGGTTACGACTTCCTCAACAATGCAGCCTATAAAGCAAAGTTTGGTGTCGATAACCCTAATAGCGAATTGCTCAAGCAATTAGTGGCAAATAACGTGAAGTTTTATCTTTGCGGACAAAGTGCGGCATTTTTAGATATTAAGCAAGATATGCTGGTTGATGGCGTGGATATGGCGCTTTCGGCGATGACAACTCATGCTTTATTACAGCAAGATGGCTATACCTTAAATCCTTTCTAA
- a CDS encoding amidohydrolase family protein → MTRFTKRTTFSTLLLCTSILAGCSTTGTSSTSHKNTNNTFQATEQFYDSIVAKDDVDIAKLNLFMTKMPKGGDIHHHYSGTIYAETYLDWVENKNWRIDSCTLTIVKDDKPSGKGCAALTVAELLAEDALFRKLLTLWSDKDYDNHYHDQPPPDSNFFNTFGYFGPIADEYADIGVQIIKQRALKENVTYIETMYSRVAAKAKNFYSASERAELIQALRNVKTQEQANALFDKISQTLSSKAGFNQAVSDFVNDVANIHQNIDDDNFTMRYQTYTARVQDPLQVFTELYSGFIASNQSPLIVGVNIVAPENNYVALMDYTLHMQMYNYLHHKFPKVNRALHAGELTLGMVRPKDLMFHIKEARDIAKAERIGHGIDLPYETHSLELLEDLKQNAAIEINLTSNEFILGVEGQEHPYLIYSAYGVPMVISTDDSGVSRNNLTNEFVLLASRYQPSYSKIKEYVYNSIRYSFMSEADKATNLKRLDEKFEDFEAEMAKLASKMTN, encoded by the coding sequence ATGACAAGATTTACAAAAAGAACAACCTTCAGCACCTTGTTACTCTGCACCTCAATCCTTGCAGGCTGCTCAACCACGGGAACATCATCAACTTCCCACAAAAATACCAACAATACTTTTCAGGCAACAGAACAATTTTACGATAGCATCGTAGCCAAAGATGATGTCGATATCGCCAAGTTAAACCTGTTTATGACCAAGATGCCCAAAGGTGGCGACATTCATCACCACTATTCCGGCACAATCTACGCAGAAACCTACCTCGATTGGGTCGAGAATAAAAACTGGCGCATTGATTCCTGCACCTTAACGATCGTTAAAGACGACAAACCTTCCGGTAAAGGCTGTGCTGCATTAACCGTTGCGGAATTACTGGCAGAAGATGCCTTATTTAGAAAGCTGCTAACCCTGTGGTCAGACAAAGATTACGACAATCACTATCATGATCAACCACCGCCAGACAGCAACTTCTTCAATACTTTCGGCTATTTTGGCCCTATTGCAGATGAATATGCTGATATCGGGGTTCAAATAATCAAGCAACGTGCATTAAAAGAAAATGTCACATACATCGAAACCATGTACAGCCGCGTTGCAGCCAAAGCAAAGAACTTTTACTCAGCATCGGAACGAGCAGAGCTTATTCAGGCGCTTCGCAACGTAAAAACCCAGGAACAAGCCAACGCTTTGTTCGATAAAATCAGCCAAACACTGAGCAGTAAAGCCGGGTTTAATCAAGCCGTGAGCGATTTTGTCAATGATGTCGCCAACATCCATCAAAACATTGATGATGACAACTTCACCATGCGCTATCAAACCTATACCGCGCGGGTACAAGATCCTCTGCAAGTATTTACAGAACTGTATTCAGGGTTTATCGCCAGCAACCAGTCACCACTGATTGTAGGTGTGAATATCGTTGCGCCAGAGAACAACTATGTTGCTCTCATGGATTACACCTTGCACATGCAGATGTACAACTACCTGCATCACAAATTCCCCAAGGTGAATAGAGCATTACACGCCGGTGAGCTGACCTTGGGCATGGTGCGTCCTAAAGACCTAATGTTTCATATAAAAGAAGCTAGAGACATTGCCAAAGCAGAACGCATTGGACACGGTATCGACCTGCCTTATGAAACTCATTCACTGGAATTGTTGGAAGACCTGAAACAAAACGCCGCTATCGAAATAAACCTGACCAGCAACGAGTTTATTTTAGGTGTAGAAGGCCAGGAACACCCTTACCTGATCTACTCCGCCTACGGTGTACCCATGGTTATCTCAACCGATGACTCTGGTGTGTCACGCAACAACCTGACCAATGAATTCGTCTTACTGGCATCACGCTACCAGCCCAGCTACAGCAAAATAAAGGAATACGTCTACAACAGTATTCGTTACTCTTTTATGAGCGAAGCAGACAAAGCCACGAACCTGAAAAGACTAGACGAGAAGTTTGAAGACTTTGAAGCGGAAATGGCAAAGTTAGCGAGTAAAATGACGAATTAG
- a CDS encoding type II toxin-antitoxin system VapB family antitoxin produces MRTNIIIDDQLMADALKYSGLTTKKEAVEQALTLMVKLKKQEQIRKFRGKLQWDGNLDDSRTSGKTL; encoded by the coding sequence ATGAGAACCAACATTATTATCGACGACCAACTTATGGCCGATGCCTTGAAATACAGCGGCTTAACAACAAAAAAAGAAGCGGTTGAACAAGCACTCACCCTTATGGTGAAATTGAAAAAACAGGAACAAATAAGGAAGTTTAGAGGTAAATTGCAATGGGATGGCAATCTGGACGATTCAAGAACATCAGGCAAAACACTATGA
- the vapC gene encoding type II toxin-antitoxin system VapC family toxin produces the protein MILVDSSVWIDYFNGNITPQTDYLDAALGHNEIIMGDLILLEILSGFRLDKDYNTAKELLTALDLHSLCNPELAIKASEYYRTLRKKGITIRKTIDIIIATYCLENDVPLLHSDKDFIPFIDLFSLESLV, from the coding sequence ATGATTCTAGTCGATTCATCAGTTTGGATTGACTATTTCAACGGCAACATCACACCACAAACAGATTATTTAGACGCCGCATTAGGTCACAACGAAATTATCATGGGTGATCTTATTTTGTTGGAAATTCTGAGCGGCTTTAGACTCGATAAAGACTACAACACCGCAAAAGAGCTCCTCACCGCGCTAGACCTTCACTCACTATGCAATCCTGAATTGGCGATAAAAGCCTCTGAATACTATAGAACTCTGCGAAAAAAGGGTATTACTATCCGGAAAACCATCGACATTATCATTGCAACATACTGCCTGGAAAATGATGTCCCGCTGTTACACTCAGACAAAGATTTTATTCCCTTCATCGACCTGTTCTCGCTGGAAAGCCTTGTTTAA
- a CDS encoding pyridoxal phosphate-dependent decarboxylase family protein, which produces MNNQDFRKHAHELVDWIADYMENVREYPVRSQVKPGDIAAQIADIPPVAGESFESIFSDFQNVIMPGITHWQHPRFFAYFPANSTPESQLAEMLISALGVNGMLWETSPAATELEEKTMKWLGQMVGIPNNWSGVIQDTASSATFCAILAAREKATNFHTNKSGLYQQAPLKFYVTREAHSSIEKAMKMAGLGSEHIHFVATTDDHSMDTKALEQAIQKDRSKGFVPAGIIACIGATGMGAIDPLEQIGNVAREEGLYLHVDAAWAGSALILEEYQHLMKGIEHADSFVFNPHKWMGIQFDCSAHFVRDKETLIRTLTIMPEYLKSNQGVTDYRDWGIQLGRRMRALKVWFVLRGQGTEQIQQRIRQHIQWAEKLAETINNTEGFELITQPRFALFTFRALSNSGDDDNTESNELNDALIKAVNDDGFTYLTRTVINGQSVIRWSIGHTNCTWEDVESSWEKVKEKASKLQ; this is translated from the coding sequence ATGAACAATCAGGATTTTCGCAAACACGCCCATGAACTCGTCGATTGGATTGCTGACTACATGGAAAACGTGCGTGAATATCCGGTACGTTCACAGGTAAAACCCGGCGATATCGCGGCACAAATTGCCGACATACCACCTGTTGCAGGTGAATCCTTTGAAAGCATTTTCAGTGATTTTCAAAATGTCATTATGCCGGGTATCACTCATTGGCAGCATCCACGCTTTTTTGCTTACTTTCCAGCCAACAGCACACCGGAAAGCCAGTTGGCAGAAATGTTGATCTCAGCTCTCGGTGTAAACGGTATGCTGTGGGAAACCTCTCCAGCGGCCACCGAATTGGAAGAGAAAACCATGAAATGGTTGGGGCAAATGGTCGGTATTCCCAATAATTGGTCTGGCGTAATTCAAGACACCGCTTCCAGCGCGACGTTCTGTGCGATTTTAGCCGCCCGAGAAAAAGCTACTAATTTTCACACCAATAAATCCGGTTTATACCAACAAGCGCCTTTGAAATTTTACGTCACCCGTGAAGCTCATTCTTCCATTGAAAAGGCTATGAAAATGGCAGGACTCGGCAGCGAACATATTCACTTTGTTGCCACCACCGACGATCACAGCATGGACACAAAAGCACTTGAACAAGCGATTCAGAAAGACCGATCAAAAGGCTTTGTTCCAGCAGGTATTATTGCCTGTATCGGCGCAACGGGAATGGGCGCTATCGACCCACTTGAGCAAATCGGCAATGTGGCTCGCGAAGAAGGTTTGTATTTGCATGTCGATGCCGCTTGGGCGGGTAGTGCGCTGATATTGGAAGAATACCAGCATCTCATGAAGGGCATTGAACACGCCGACAGCTTTGTTTTTAATCCTCATAAATGGATGGGCATTCAATTTGATTGTTCAGCGCACTTTGTTCGCGACAAAGAAACATTAATCCGCACGCTCACCATCATGCCGGAATATCTGAAATCCAATCAGGGCGTTACCGACTATCGCGATTGGGGCATTCAACTCGGTCGCAGAATGCGCGCATTAAAAGTCTGGTTTGTCTTGCGCGGGCAGGGTACGGAACAGATCCAACAACGCATTCGCCAACATATTCAATGGGCTGAAAAACTGGCTGAAACCATCAATAACACCGAAGGCTTTGAGCTTATCACGCAACCTCGTTTTGCCCTTTTCACTTTTCGAGCCTTATCCAATTCAGGTGATGATGATAATACAGAGAGTAACGAACTCAACGACGCCCTGATAAAAGCTGTCAACGACGACGGTTTCACCTACCTCACCCGAACCGTTATCAACGGACAAAGCGTGATACGCTGGTCCATAGGCCATACCAACTGCACCTGGGAAGATGTAGAAAGCAGTTGGGAAAAGGTGAAAGAAAAAGCTAGTAAATTACAGTAA
- a CDS encoding type II toxin-antitoxin system HipA family toxin has product MTSKAYVFVDGLEDEPVICGVVTLNTHRGIGEFRYGKSYLERDDAFPLDPINLPLSDALYTTTEHHGQFGVLSDAGPDSWGKKVILSLHNTKPSNALEYLLVGAGMGVGALTFSLSRTASKPKHNKNNVGDMPMLLKAKDAILNDEAIPAEAKKAFECGSSMGGARPKTTVTDKGKTYLAKFNRADDLFNQVKVEHASMCMLKESGCRVAPTRVLATTNGDVLLVERFDRASEKITDSIKPNHHFISANALIDMSRVNDRALTQQYSYGYLAEFLLRHSAEPEDAIELYRRMVFNVLIGNTDDHTRNHACLYSFAHKHWRLSPAYDVLPINNSRQHSLGIGEQGRLGSEENLLSQSTRFGLKAFKAQKILNQIKELVAEWPTYFKQHGVGDGDLERLKAVIPESVI; this is encoded by the coding sequence ATGACTTCTAAAGCCTATGTGTTTGTTGATGGTCTGGAAGATGAACCTGTCATTTGTGGAGTGGTTACACTCAACACTCACCGGGGAATTGGCGAATTCCGTTATGGAAAAAGTTATTTAGAACGCGATGATGCTTTTCCGTTAGATCCCATCAACTTGCCATTGTCTGACGCCCTGTATACAACCACGGAACATCATGGTCAATTTGGTGTATTGAGCGATGCCGGGCCAGACAGTTGGGGCAAAAAAGTGATTTTGTCTTTGCACAACACCAAGCCCAGCAATGCGCTGGAATATTTATTGGTTGGGGCAGGAATGGGCGTGGGAGCGCTAACCTTTAGTTTGTCTCGCACGGCTTCAAAACCTAAACATAACAAAAATAATGTGGGTGACATGCCTATGTTGCTTAAGGCAAAGGATGCCATCCTTAACGATGAAGCTATTCCGGCAGAAGCTAAAAAAGCCTTTGAATGTGGTTCCAGTATGGGCGGTGCAAGACCTAAAACGACGGTTACCGACAAGGGTAAAACATATCTGGCAAAATTTAATCGAGCCGATGATTTGTTCAATCAAGTAAAAGTAGAACATGCCAGTATGTGCATGTTAAAAGAATCAGGTTGTAGGGTAGCACCTACTCGTGTGCTAGCAACAACCAATGGTGATGTATTATTAGTGGAACGATTCGATCGGGCGAGCGAAAAAATAACGGATTCGATAAAACCAAACCATCATTTCATTAGTGCCAATGCGCTCATAGATATGAGCAGGGTTAACGACAGGGCACTAACCCAACAATACAGCTACGGCTACCTCGCGGAGTTTTTATTAAGGCATAGCGCCGAGCCAGAAGATGCAATAGAGCTGTATCGCCGCATGGTGTTCAATGTGTTGATAGGCAATACCGACGACCATACTCGAAATCATGCCTGTCTGTATTCTTTCGCTCATAAACACTGGCGCTTGTCGCCCGCCTACGATGTATTACCCATCAATAACAGCAGGCAGCATAGCCTTGGCATAGGAGAACAGGGGCGCTTAGGCAGCGAGGAAAATTTGTTGTCTCAATCAACCCGTTTTGGTTTAAAAGCATTTAAAGCCCAGAAAATCCTTAATCAAATCAAAGAACTGGTCGCTGAATGGCCGACATACTTCAAACAACATGGCGTTGGAGACGGAGATTTAGAACGGCTAAAGGCTGTGATCCCGGAATCTGTCATTTGA
- a CDS encoding helix-turn-helix domain-containing protein has product MHNKTDELLKSLGELVQQTRSLTMDQEELGKRVGLSRSTISAIERGKGVNSKALLDVLVFLGLSGELLAVIEKRQSLEGEQRFRKVRKTHEELSNDF; this is encoded by the coding sequence ATGCATAATAAAACTGACGAATTGCTAAAATCTCTTGGTGAACTGGTACAACAAACACGTTCGCTTACCATGGATCAGGAAGAGCTTGGTAAACGAGTTGGATTAAGTCGTTCCACTATCTCTGCTATTGAACGAGGAAAAGGGGTTAATTCCAAAGCCTTGTTGGATGTGCTCGTTTTTTTAGGGTTGTCCGGCGAACTGTTAGCCGTGATTGAAAAACGACAATCGTTAGAAGGAGAACAACGTTTCCGTAAAGTCCGCAAGACTCATGAGGAATTGTCGAATGACTTCTAA
- a CDS encoding type II toxin-antitoxin system HipA family toxin translates to MKKLLAYMNNEYVGELIKLSNGAHQFTYSEQWLLSPRSRPVSLSLPLRKNTYTSDKVINYFDNLLPDSPLIRQRVVARYEAESAQPFDLLEKIGRDSVGALTLLPEGTSFQNNTLNYEELNDAHLARILSAYKAQAPLGMLKEDQDFRISIAGAQEKTALLKVNGKWCLPKGNTATTHIIKLPIGEIKQPDATLDMSDSVENEYFCIKLAGALGFSVPNVEIVRVGNIKALAVERFDRRWNKNKDWILRLPQEDICQVQGKPSAIKYESEGGAGITDVMDILMGSKNALQDRETFMRFQVFQWIVGATDGHAKNFSLFIEAGGAYRLTPFYDILSAFPVVGGVGLNIRDLKLAMGLKASKGKKYRIDDIFPRHFLATAKQVGFSQERMQEIMDELADCFEVQAKKVLSELPDNFPIAIADNIVEHSLKQVKRLQRK, encoded by the coding sequence ATGAAGAAGCTGTTGGCCTACATGAATAACGAGTATGTGGGAGAATTGATTAAGTTATCGAATGGTGCACATCAATTTACCTATAGTGAGCAATGGTTGTTGTCTCCACGTAGCCGCCCAGTTTCTCTTTCCTTACCACTAAGAAAAAATACCTATACCTCTGATAAGGTCATCAATTATTTTGATAATTTACTTCCTGATAGTCCTTTAATTCGGCAACGGGTAGTTGCACGTTATGAAGCTGAATCTGCACAGCCATTTGACTTGTTGGAAAAAATAGGACGAGACAGTGTTGGTGCATTAACGCTTCTTCCGGAAGGAACGTCGTTTCAAAACAACACTCTGAATTATGAAGAGTTAAATGATGCACATTTAGCGAGAATTCTTTCAGCTTATAAGGCTCAGGCTCCATTAGGCATGTTGAAGGAAGATCAGGATTTTCGCATTTCCATTGCTGGCGCTCAGGAGAAAACCGCATTACTTAAAGTAAATGGAAAATGGTGTTTGCCTAAAGGGAATACAGCGACAACCCATATTATCAAACTCCCCATTGGTGAGATTAAACAACCAGACGCGACTCTGGATATGAGTGATAGCGTAGAAAATGAATATTTCTGTATTAAATTGGCAGGTGCGTTGGGGTTTAGCGTGCCGAATGTTGAAATTGTCAGAGTAGGAAATATTAAGGCTTTGGCGGTTGAGCGTTTTGATCGACGCTGGAATAAAAATAAAGACTGGATATTGCGTTTACCCCAGGAAGATATTTGTCAGGTTCAAGGCAAGCCTTCGGCCATTAAATACGAAAGCGAAGGTGGAGCAGGAATAACGGATGTAATGGATATTCTGATGGGCTCTAAAAACGCTTTACAAGACAGAGAAACGTTTATGCGTTTTCAGGTGTTCCAATGGATAGTGGGGGCAACTGACGGCCACGCCAAGAACTTTTCTCTCTTCATTGAAGCAGGTGGAGCATACCGTTTAACGCCTTTCTACGACATTCTGTCAGCCTTTCCGGTTGTGGGTGGTGTTGGGCTAAATATCAGAGACTTAAAGCTGGCAATGGGATTGAAGGCTTCCAAGGGCAAAAAATACAGAATAGATGACATTTTTCCACGGCATTTTCTGGCAACGGCGAAGCAAGTCGGGTTCAGTCAGGAGCGAATGCAGGAAATAATGGATGAGTTGGCTGATTGTTTTGAAGTTCAGGCCAAAAAAGTATTGAGTGAGTTGCCTGATAATTTCCCTATCGCGATTGCTGACAATATAGTGGAACATTCTCTAAAGCAGGTGAAACGATTGCAGAGAAAATAG
- the hipB gene encoding type II toxin-antitoxin system antitoxin HipB: MHMLIFLDGVYSPVQLANKLKLYREQKGWTQTDIAKRIGVKQSTISNFENHPDKTQLATLFKIIQAMEVVLQVHLPFPPGDELKAANDVIDDEDNW, translated from the coding sequence ATGCATATGCTTATATTTCTTGATGGTGTATATAGTCCGGTTCAATTAGCGAATAAGCTGAAGCTGTATCGGGAGCAGAAAGGGTGGACACAAACCGATATTGCTAAACGCATTGGTGTGAAGCAATCCACGATTTCAAATTTTGAAAATCACCCCGACAAAACTCAGCTGGCAACCTTGTTCAAGATTATTCAGGCCATGGAAGTGGTATTGCAAGTGCATCTCCCCTTTCCTCCGGGAGATGAATTAAAGGCAGCCAATGATGTCATTGACGACGAGGATAATTGGTAA